A region from the Halobellus litoreus genome encodes:
- a CDS encoding AzlC family ABC transporter permease, with translation MFRSRLPAEVRRGVRDVAPLLVGIAPFGLVAGAAAVDAGLTPLQAVGLSVVVFAGASQLAAIDLFGSNAELLVILLTGVVINLRMLMYSASIAPHFRSLRSVWKSICAYVLTDQAYALSIARYTDAEAELDPAERRRYYLAVGGSLWIVWQCCTILGIAVGARVPDSWGLSFAVPLVFLSLLIPAVTSKPKAVAALVGGSVAVAGDVFAVPLDLGLILGGLAGVVAGVLAAEWLSTPSGDSDVGGGH, from the coding sequence GTGTTCCGCTCTCGCCTCCCTGCCGAGGTCCGCCGCGGCGTCCGCGACGTCGCGCCGCTGCTGGTCGGCATCGCTCCGTTCGGCCTCGTCGCGGGCGCGGCCGCCGTCGACGCCGGGCTGACGCCGCTGCAGGCCGTCGGCCTCTCGGTCGTCGTCTTCGCCGGCGCGTCGCAGCTGGCCGCGATCGACCTCTTCGGCAGCAACGCCGAACTGCTCGTGATCCTCCTCACGGGCGTCGTGATCAACCTCCGGATGCTGATGTACTCCGCCTCGATCGCGCCGCACTTCCGCTCGCTCCGCTCCGTCTGGAAGTCGATCTGCGCGTACGTCCTCACCGATCAGGCCTACGCGCTCTCGATCGCGCGCTACACCGACGCCGAGGCCGAACTCGACCCGGCGGAGCGCCGCCGCTACTACCTCGCGGTCGGCGGCTCCCTGTGGATCGTCTGGCAGTGCTGTACGATCCTGGGCATCGCCGTCGGCGCGCGCGTCCCCGACTCTTGGGGGCTGTCGTTCGCCGTCCCGCTCGTCTTCCTGAGCCTCTTGATCCCCGCGGTCACCTCGAAGCCGAAGGCGGTCGCCGCGCTCGTCGGCGGGAGCGTCGCCGTCGCGGGCGACGTGTTCGCCGTGCCGCTGGATCTGGGGCTCATCCTCGGCGGCCTCGCGGGCGTCGTCGCCGGCGTGCTCGCCGCGGAGTGGCTCTCGACCCCGAGCGGTGACTCCGACGTGGGAGGTGGCCACTGA
- a CDS encoding AzlD domain-containing protein, whose protein sequence is MPTEYGPLAVWSVVVALGLATFGIRASFIHLFGRVDDVPDRATNALRFVPPAVFAALVAPAFVAPEGAIAVVGNERLLAGVVAAGVTWYLDDVFATIVAGMATLWLLRFGV, encoded by the coding sequence ATGCCGACCGAGTACGGACCGCTGGCGGTCTGGAGCGTCGTGGTCGCGCTGGGACTCGCGACGTTCGGCATCCGCGCCTCCTTTATCCACCTGTTCGGCCGCGTCGACGACGTGCCCGACAGAGCGACGAACGCGCTCCGGTTCGTCCCGCCGGCGGTGTTCGCCGCCCTCGTCGCCCCCGCGTTCGTCGCTCCCGAGGGCGCGATCGCCGTCGTCGGCAACGAGCGCTTGCTCGCGGGTGTCGTCGCCGCCGGCGTCACCTGGTACCTCGACGACGTCTTCGCGACCATCGTCGCCGGGATGGCGACGCTGTGGTTGCTGCGGTTCGGAGTCTGA